A segment of the Geoglobus ahangari genome:
TAGTACTCGAGCATGTAGAGCCTGAGCTTTCCAGCAGCATCCGGGGTCAGGAACGAACTTAGGCGATCAGCGTAAAAGGACACTCCAGAAAGCCTGTCCAGAACGAGGTTCACGAAAGCCGTGGAGACGTCGTGAAGGGGAAATGCGAGCACGAGGGAAAACAGCAGAGTTGTGAGGACGAAGGTCAGCAGCGAGTAGAATGACGATGATGCGAGGAGCTCGTAGACTGTAAGCGGCAACCTCGAGCTCCTCAGCGCCTTTTCAAGCTCCTCGTACTTTTCCCTGTTCTTCAGGTACTTTCTCGAGTACCTCCTTTTCAGGAACCCCGGAGCGTACATCGCTAATCCTCCGACTCAAGGCGACTGAACGCGAGTTCGGGATTGGTGTAGTAGAGGGAGATCATCCTCGTCACGTCCCTGAACCTCTTCACACCACGGGCGTGCATGAGTTCCAGAAACCTCGTCCTCCTGTCCAGCTCCTCAAGGATCTCCGATATGCTCATCCCGGTGGAGCGGGAAATCGTCTCGAGCTTGTTCGAGGACGAGCTCTCAAGGAACACGTCTCCGGCAGGATCCCACTTGTAGACGGGATTGAGCAGAATCTCCTTCGAGGAAGGCTCTATCCCGAGTATCTCGAAAACAGCTTTTGCCCTCCTTTTCTTCTCTGTTTTCGTCACCCACCTGCTCTGGATGATGACCGTGTCAAGGTACTGGATCAGAACCCTCGGAACGTTCAGCGGCTCCTCCTCGAGCCTGTGTATGAGCTGATTAACATCACCGGCATGGAATGTAGCATAGGCGGCATGTCCTGTGGCCATTGCCTGAAAGAGTGTCTGTGCCTCCCTTCCCCTCACCTCTCCCACGATTATGTACTCCGGCCTCTGCCTGAGGGCGGCCTTAAGCAGATCGTACATGTCAATCTCCTGCCCCTCTATGCTTAGCCTCGTCACCTCAGGAATCCAGTTGTCGTGGTACAGCTGGATCTCCCTCGTGTCCTCTATGGACACCACCTTGCTGTCTGGAGGGATGAACATGAGCAGGGCGTTGAGCGTGGTCGTCTTTCCGCTTGCGGTCTCGCCGATCACCATCAGGTTCCTCTTGTGCTCGATCAGGAGCCAGAAGTAGGCGAGCATTCTCGCAGAGAGGGTTCCGAGTTCGAGCAGGTCAATGGGTGTGAACGGCTCACTCCTGAACTTTCTGATCGTGAATGTGCTCCCCCTTGTCGAGATCTCACTACCATAGGTGATCTGAATCCTGCTTCCGTCCGGCAGGGTTGCGTCAACTATTGGGTTTGCGTAGCTCAGGTGCTTGTTGGCCCTCTGGGCGAGCAGTAGCACGTAGTTGTCGAGCGTTTCCTTGTCAAGGGTGATGTTGGTGGCGAGGTTTCCGTACTTCCTGTGGTACACGAAGATGGGTATGTCGTACCCGTCGCAGCTTACATCCTCGATGTTCTCGTCATGCAGAATTGGCTCCACTATGCCGAGGCCGAGAAAGTCCCTGACAAAGTAGTAGAGCATTTTCAGAAATAGCACGTCTGACGTCTTCACTGCATAGTCGTTGAGCACCTCCCTAACAGTTCTCATTAGCGAGCTGAAAGCATCATCATCCATCGAGTAGATCAGCTTCTGCCTCACATCCTCGTAAACCGTGAAGAGGAGCGTGGCCTCGTCGTGAGAGACCTGGGGCTCCATAAGGTTGTACGACCTCTTCAGACTCTCCTCGTTTTCGAGGATCCTGACCTTGGCTATGCCGTCAATCACCCAGTACTCGTCAACAAGCCTCTCACCCTCGGGAACCTCCTGCTCCTCGAGCACCTCAACACCGTAGTCGTCCATCATCCTCCTGAGGTCGTCGTAGCGAGGATTGCTGAGCATCGAACTTCAATTGCTCTCCAAAAATAAAAGGGTTGTGAATCGGCAGAAACTTTATTAGTTTCCACAGGAAAAACTGAATTGTGCTGAGAGACAGCCGGGGAGTCTCGCCCGTAATCGGATTCATTCTCCTGCTTCAGATACTGATAATCTTCCTCGCATTTGTCCAGACCACCCTCATCCCTGACCAGCTGAAGAGAATAGAGGCCGACAACGTCAAGGTCATCAAATCGGAGTTCGACAAGTTCTCTGCAGAGATTTCATCTGGCGAGAACGCGTATCTCGTGGTCAAAACCCCTCAGTACCCGGACTACCTCTTCCTGCTCACCCCCGAGCCCGCAGGGTTCTCGATAAGGCTCGAGCCCTTCACGATTAACGTGAGCATGAACCTCACCCTTCCCAACGGAACCGAGGTGCGTGTGGAGAGGGCATTCGAGAGCGCGAGGCTGTACCTGACGGTGGAGAACTACTTCTATCCAGACACCACGTTCGTTCTCGAGAACACCGCCCTCTTTCAGGAGAGCAACGGCAGAGTTGCGGCCGTTGGAGACCAGAAGATGGTTAAAAACGGGTTGAACCTCGTTCTGATCAGGGGTGAGATGTCATCTGCATACAACTCCCCGCATGAGTTCGCATTCCACGTCGTTTCCTCGGGCGGGAGGTACTACGCCAAGAACATAACCGTCAGCTTCGATAGCTACTACCCAAACTACTGGAGGGGGCTGGGATACAACGTCACGGGGAACAGGGTGAGCATAGAGATCCCGTCGGGTTTCTTCTCGGCAACCGTGCTGTCCCCGGTTGAGGGTGGCAGGGAGAGAGCGCAGGCCATGATCAAGCTTAACCCGTTCGACAGCTACACCCTCTCTCCCGGAGACACTGTGGATTTCGAGGTGCAGCTCATAGACAGGTACCTCAACCCGGTTGCCGGGGAGAGGATTAACGTGACGGTTTCTGGCGGAGTGGGGACAGCAACACCAGACCTCACGGAAACCGACACGGCAGGGGTGGCAAGGGCCACGTTCAGGGCCACCACACCCGGAACTGGCTCGGTTACGTTCACCTACGCCAACCTCTCGCAGAGCTACGAGGTCACCGTGAAAAGCACGGGGAGCGCTGCAGGAGGAATTCTGCAGGTGAGCTGGCTGAACACCAGCGGGACGTGGGATGTTGGCACGTCCGGATTTCTGAGGCTGCTTGCCGTGAAGGTGACCGACACGTCAGGGCAGCCAATCCCGTCAGTCCCCGTTAGCTTTGCTGTGAGCAACACGAGCGTTGTCGAGCTGAACACGACCTCAGCCTACACGAACGCAGACGGTATCGCCTACACCCTCGCGTTCGCGAAGTCCAACGGGAGTGTCAGCATATACGCCTTCGCCGGTGATGCGGGAGACGTGCTGAGCTACAGCGTCGTGAACGTCACGAAGTTCTGGCTCGCCGGGTGGAGCTACAGGGTGCCGATAACGATTCAGGAGAACTCCGGAACCGGACTGACAGACTACCAGGTCCTCATCACCCTCGATGGCTCGTTCAACTGGAGTGCCACCAGCTCAGACGGTTCGGACGTGAGGTTCACCGACGAGTTCGGAAACGCGCTGAGCTACTGGATAGAAGAGTGGAACTACGGAACCTCCGCGAAGATCTGGGTGAAGGTTCCGAGCATTCCCGCGAGCGGAACGACAACCATATACCTGTACTACGGAAATTCCGCAGCAAATTCCGAAAGCAACGGGACGAGCACGTTCGTTTTCTTTGACGACTTTGACGACGGAGATGTGTCGGACTGGTACTCGAAAAATGCCTGGATAACTGGGCTTGCATTCTCTGGAAGAAATGTCCTCTATCTCTATCCAACTGGCTCGACGAGCTTTCAGCACTTCGCCGTGCCCCTGAACTGCAACATAGGCCTGCAGGACTACATCGTGGGCGCATACATCTACGACAGGAATCCCGCAGGCAGCGTGCTGCTCCACTACGTGGATGACGGGAACTGGTGGGGAATGGAGCTGTACACCGGAGGTAACAGGGACATATTCAGACCGTACATCGGCGGGGTTGACAAGGGCTGGGTGTACACCCACTGGCCCTGCTCAATATCTGCGAGGACATGGTACAAAATAGAGGTCGAAGCACATCCCGATAGCTTCAGGCTGTATGTGGATGGCACCCTTACGTGGAGCCAGAGCGTTGCGAGTGCATACCAGCTCACGGGATACTCAAAGGTTGGATTCGTGGAGCACCTCGGGTACGGCCCGCTCTATGCGGACTACATCTACGTCAGAAAGTACGCGAGCTCTGAGCCCACAGTCATCATTGGCCCAGAGGAGAGGTACTGAAAGTTACCAAAAACGGAAAGATTATATTGTCACCATCAACTGTGACATTATGCCAGCGGTCATTGTTGATGGCGTGCGAACCCCTGTGGGAAAGTTTGGAGGTTCGCTTAAGGATCTGCAGGCTTACGAACTCGGAGCGATTGCGATAAGAGCCCTTATGAAGAGAGCCGGAGTGAAGCCACTCGCAACCAAGGACTCATACGACTTCTACCCGGCAAAGCTGCCGAAGGGCAGGATAGAGCTTGAGGGAGACTACGAGTTCGATGGTGTTGAGGTCGAGATTGATGAGGTGATCATGGGCAACGTTCTGCAGGCCGCGCAGGGCCAGAACCCGGCAAGACAGGCCGGAATTTACTCTGGAATTCCAAAGGAGATTCCTGCATATACTCTCAATAAGGTCTGCGGAAGCGGATTGAAGGCTGTTGTGGCTGCAGCTCAGTCGATCGGCGATGGGGCAAAGGCTGTTGTGGCGGGTGGAATGGAGAGCATGAGCAACGCCCCGTATGCGATGAGAAAGGCGAGATGGGGCTACAGGATGAGCATCAACGCAATAGATGAGGTCATTGACGTGATGGTCTACGACGGGCTGTGGGAGAAGTTCTATGGATACCATATGGGCAACACGGCAGAGAACATAGCCGAGCTCTACGGCATAAGCAGGGAGGAGCAGGACGAGCTGGCTTACGAGAGCCACATGAGGGCCGTGAAGGCGATAGATGACGGCATCTTTGCTCAGGAGATTGAGCCTGTCGTCATCAAGACCAAGAAGGGAGAGGTTGTTGTAGACACGGACGAGCACCCGAGAAGAGACACGAGCCTTGAAAAGCTCGCAAAGCTCCCGCCCGTCTTCAAGAAGGGTGGAACAGTCACGGCAGGGAATGCAAGTGGAGTGAATGACGGCGCTGCTGCTCTGCTTCTGATGGATGAGAAGTACGCAGAGGAGCTGGGGCTCGAGCCGAAGGTGAGGGTTGTGAGCTACGCCTCGGCAGGTATTGATCCCGCGTACATGGGCCTCGGGCCGATTCCGGCGATCCAGAAGGCGGTGAAGAGGGCAGGGATAAGCCTGGACGACATTGAGCTTATAGAGCTGAACGAGGCCTTTGCTGCCCAGGCTCTGGCTGTGGTGAAGGAGCTGAACCTTGATCTCGAGAGGGTGAACGTTCACGGCAGCGGAATCAGCCTAGGACATCCCATCGGAGCGACAGGAGCGAGGATTACCGTCACGCTGATCCACGAAATGGAGAGGAGAAAGGCAGATTACGGTCTTGCTTCGCTCTGCATCGGCGGTGGAATGGGAATTGCAGTGGTGTTTGAGAGGGTTTGAGTTCTTTTCAATTTTTATTCGTGTAGTGTGATTATTTCAAGGAAATCCACTTTTCTGAAGTCATCATCGAAGGTCGCTATTTTCTTTATTCCATAATGCTTGCAGGCTGCTGCTATCAGAGCGTCGTTGGGAAGCAGTCCATAATTAAATCCGATTTCAACCGATTTTCTTAAAATTTCGCTGTTAACGTTCAGCAGCTCAATAATGCCCGACTCGACATTTTCGATGATGAATCCGACAATGTACTTCTCAACACTCCTGAACTTTTCTCTGTGCTTCAGGAACCTGTCTTTAACAGCATATTTCCCAGTTTTGCCGAAAAGCCTCTCGGTTTCAATGTAAAGTAGCTTAAAGAACGTTTCTTCAATAACATTGGGTGAAATGACCGCATCGTTTTCGTTTAAAGCAAAATTGAGGAGCCTTATAGATTTATCAACTCCATAATAGTGCCTGATGAGAACCGAGGTATCAATGAACACCTTCACTTTCGAACCTCTCTTCAAGCTCTTTAATCTTGTTTTCAGGCAATTTGGCCATTACAAATTCTTCAAGATCTACCCTCTTCAAAATGACTTTCAGCCGCTCACCTTCCTTAAGATTGACTTTTCCCACAGGTTTTAAAACTCCATTTTCATAGATTACCTCTATCACCTCTGGCATCAAATTAATTTATGTAGCCAGACAATATAAAATACCTTCCTACAGTGTGACTACTTCAAGGAAATCGACCTCTCAAAATCATTATCGAATGTTGCTATCCTCTTTATGCCATAATGTCTGCATGTAGCCGCTATCAAAGCGTCGTTTAGTAAGAACTCATATTTCCTCATGAAATCCACAGTTTCAATTCCAACATTGCTTGGAAGCAGTTCAAAAAGGCCAAACAAATCTACAAGAGGAGTAAAGTCAATCCCAATTTTCCGACTTTTCTTTTAAGCTCATAAGCCTTTAGGCCCGTTACTGCCCTTACATAGCCGTAAGAAACTTCAGATATTACCACATCGCTGATAAATCCGGAGATCTCTCCATCCTCCACTTTACCAATCAAAATGGTGGCTTCCTCTCTTGTATCTGACAGGTGATGCTTTTGTGGAGATCAACAGAGAACCGAATTTCAAACCACGACTTTTTGCGTTTTTGCGACTATCAAATAAAACTATAAACCACCTGCGACAAAACTACCACTGGGTGATCTGAATGCCGGATTTGGAGGTTTCAAATCTCAAAGATCTCATCAGCTACCAAGAAGACTCAATCGTGAGCAGAACGATAATAGACAGGGAAACCGGTACCGTAACGCTGTTCGCCTTCGACAAGGGGCAGGGGCTGAGCGAGCACACTGCTCCGTTCGATGCAATAGTTTACGTTGTTGAGGGAGAGGTTGAGGTGAAGATCTCCGGCAGGCCGTATCACCTCAAGGAAGGAGACATGATAGTGATGCCGGCCAACGAGCCCCACGCTCTGAAGGCCCTGAGCAGGTTCAAGATGCTTCTGGTGATGATAAGAGACTAAAGACTATCCCCCAGCAACTTTTTCCGATAATTTCCCGGTCCTGTACCCCTCCAGATCCATCAGCACATTCTTATAACCAAGCCTCCTCAGCTCCTCGACAATCCTGTCCATCACGTGCTCGCTGAAAAGCCTGCTCCTCTCCTCCCTGCCAACCTCAATCACCGCATTCTCACCAAAATCCCTCACCCTTACCTGCCTGACCCCTGCAATGGCTATGATGAGGTTTTCAGCAGCATCAATCCTCCTGAGCTTCTCCTCGTCAATCTCAACCCCGAACGGAATTCTTGATGAAAGACAGGCCATCGACGGTTTGTCTGCAAACTCGTACCCCATGCTTCTCGCAACCTCCCTTATTTCCTCCTTTGTGATGCCGAACATTGCCCAGGGGGAATAGACGTTCTCGAACTCCGCTATTGCTCTGTATCCCG
Coding sequences within it:
- a CDS encoding PIN domain-containing protein, which produces MFGLFELLPSNVGIETVDFMRKYEFLLNDALIAATCRHYGIKRIATFDNDFERSISLK
- a CDS encoding cupin domain-containing protein, whose protein sequence is MPDLEVSNLKDLISYQEDSIVSRTIIDRETGTVTLFAFDKGQGLSEHTAPFDAIVYVVEGEVEVKISGRPYHLKEGDMIVMPANEPHALKALSRFKMLLVMIRD
- the larE gene encoding ATP-dependent sacrificial sulfur transferase LarE; protein product: MEKLERLRNFISQFESVAVAFSGGVDSSTLLALTAEVLGKERVFAVTASSPTVPSRDLEDARRFAEEIGVRHVLIDLNELEDENFRKNPPDRCYFCKRMLLSRITEFAEKEGIQAVFEGTNADELRGHRPGYRAIAEFENVYSPWAMFGITKEEIREVARSMGYEFADKPSMACLSSRIPFGVEIDEEKLRRIDAAENLIIAIAGVRQVRVRDFGENAVIEVGREERSRLFSEHVMDRIVEELRRLGYKNVLMDLEGYRTGKLSEKVAGG
- a CDS encoding antitoxin family protein, translating into MPEVIEVIYENGVLKPVGKVNLKEGERLKVILKRVDLEEFVMAKLPENKIKELEERFESEGVH
- a CDS encoding thiolase family protein, translated to MPAVIVDGVRTPVGKFGGSLKDLQAYELGAIAIRALMKRAGVKPLATKDSYDFYPAKLPKGRIELEGDYEFDGVEVEIDEVIMGNVLQAAQGQNPARQAGIYSGIPKEIPAYTLNKVCGSGLKAVVAAAQSIGDGAKAVVAGGMESMSNAPYAMRKARWGYRMSINAIDEVIDVMVYDGLWEKFYGYHMGNTAENIAELYGISREEQDELAYESHMRAVKAIDDGIFAQEIEPVVIKTKKGEVVVDTDEHPRRDTSLEKLAKLPPVFKKGGTVTAGNASGVNDGAAALLLMDEKYAEELGLEPKVRVVSYASAGIDPAYMGLGPIPAIQKAVKRAGISLDDIELIELNEAFAAQALAVVKELNLDLERVNVHGSGISLGHPIGATGARITVTLIHEMERRKADYGLASLCIGGGMGIAVVFERV
- a CDS encoding PIN domain-containing protein, translating into MIGKVEDGEISGFISDVVISEVSYGYVRAVTGLKAYELKRKVGKLGLTLLLL
- a CDS encoding type II toxin-antitoxin system VapC family toxin is translated as MKVFIDTSVLIRHYYGVDKSIRLLNFALNENDAVISPNVIEETFFKLLYIETERLFGKTGKYAVKDRFLKHREKFRSVEKYIVGFIIENVESGIIELLNVNSEILRKSVEIGFNYGLLPNDALIAAACKHYGIKKIATFDDDFRKVDFLEIITLHE
- a CDS encoding DUF2341 domain-containing protein, which codes for MLRDSRGVSPVIGFILLLQILIIFLAFVQTTLIPDQLKRIEADNVKVIKSEFDKFSAEISSGENAYLVVKTPQYPDYLFLLTPEPAGFSIRLEPFTINVSMNLTLPNGTEVRVERAFESARLYLTVENYFYPDTTFVLENTALFQESNGRVAAVGDQKMVKNGLNLVLIRGEMSSAYNSPHEFAFHVVSSGGRYYAKNITVSFDSYYPNYWRGLGYNVTGNRVSIEIPSGFFSATVLSPVEGGRERAQAMIKLNPFDSYTLSPGDTVDFEVQLIDRYLNPVAGERINVTVSGGVGTATPDLTETDTAGVARATFRATTPGTGSVTFTYANLSQSYEVTVKSTGSAAGGILQVSWLNTSGTWDVGTSGFLRLLAVKVTDTSGQPIPSVPVSFAVSNTSVVELNTTSAYTNADGIAYTLAFAKSNGSVSIYAFAGDAGDVLSYSVVNVTKFWLAGWSYRVPITIQENSGTGLTDYQVLITLDGSFNWSATSSDGSDVRFTDEFGNALSYWIEEWNYGTSAKIWVKVPSIPASGTTTIYLYYGNSAANSESNGTSTFVFFDDFDDGDVSDWYSKNAWITGLAFSGRNVLYLYPTGSTSFQHFAVPLNCNIGLQDYIVGAYIYDRNPAGSVLLHYVDDGNWWGMELYTGGNRDIFRPYIGGVDKGWVYTHWPCSISARTWYKIEVEAHPDSFRLYVDGTLTWSQSVASAYQLTGYSKVGFVEHLGYGPLYADYIYVRKYASSEPTVIIGPEERY
- a CDS encoding type II/IV secretion system ATPase subunit, which codes for MLSNPRYDDLRRMMDDYGVEVLEEQEVPEGERLVDEYWVIDGIAKVRILENEESLKRSYNLMEPQVSHDEATLLFTVYEDVRQKLIYSMDDDAFSSLMRTVREVLNDYAVKTSDVLFLKMLYYFVRDFLGLGIVEPILHDENIEDVSCDGYDIPIFVYHRKYGNLATNITLDKETLDNYVLLLAQRANKHLSYANPIVDATLPDGSRIQITYGSEISTRGSTFTIRKFRSEPFTPIDLLELGTLSARMLAYFWLLIEHKRNLMVIGETASGKTTTLNALLMFIPPDSKVVSIEDTREIQLYHDNWIPEVTRLSIEGQEIDMYDLLKAALRQRPEYIIVGEVRGREAQTLFQAMATGHAAYATFHAGDVNQLIHRLEEEPLNVPRVLIQYLDTVIIQSRWVTKTEKKRRAKAVFEILGIEPSSKEILLNPVYKWDPAGDVFLESSSSNKLETISRSTGMSISEILEELDRRTRFLELMHARGVKRFRDVTRMISLYYTNPELAFSRLESED